From the Lolium rigidum isolate FL_2022 chromosome 2, APGP_CSIRO_Lrig_0.1, whole genome shotgun sequence genome, one window contains:
- the LOC124691202 gene encoding cold-responsive protein kinase 1-like → MDCCSIFRNKWATRQQISEHNEDIPSGTNTTRYTYKEIVRATENFNPSNKIGEGGFGSVYKGRLKNGKLIAAKVLSVESRQGLKEFMNELMAISNISHGNLVSLYGYCVEGNKRILVYNYLENNSLAQTLLGSGRSNIQFNWRSRVNICIGIARGLAYLHDTVNPHIVHRDIKASNILLDKDLTPKISDFGLAKLLPPNASHISTRVAGTLGYLAPEYAIRGQVTRKSDVYSFGVLLLEIVSGRSNTSTRLSYEDQMLLEKFPEVTNGVLLLQTWMYYERGDLEKIIDSSLGDDLDVVQACRFLIIGLLCTQDVTRHRPTMSDVVEMLTGEKDVDSGNISKPATISDFMDLKIRSMRRENNLAFAPSSKLISTIMAQNSPLLSQETTRCSITFTAISDRE, encoded by the exons ATGGATTGTTGTTCTATCTTTCGCAATAAGTGGGCAACACGCCAACAAATTTCTGAGCATAATGAAG ACATCCCTTCTGGTACTAATACAACAAGATACACTTATAAGGAGATAGTAAGAGCAACAGAAAATTTTAACCCATCCAATAAGATTGGTGAAGGGGGTTTTGGATCTGTGTATAAG GGCCGGCTAAAGAATGGAAAACTTATTGCTGCCAAGGTGTTATCTGTAGAGTCAAGACAAGGACTAAAGGAGTTTATGAACGAACTTATGGCAATTTCCAACATATCTCATGGTAATCTTGTCAGCCTTTATGGCTATTGTGTGGAAGGAAACAAGAGGATCCTTGTCTACAATTATCTCGAAAACAATAGCCTTGCACAAACACTTCTAG GTTCTGGCCGCAGCAACATCCAGTTCAATTGGAGAAGTAGAGTAAATATTTGCATTGGTATCGCCCGGGGATTAGCATACCTCCATGACACTGTCAATCCCCACATTGTTCACCGCGATATCAAAGCAAGCAATATACTTCTTGATAAGGATCTCACTCCCAAAATTTCTGATTTCGGTTTGGCAAAGCTTCTACCTCCAAATGCATCACATATTAGCACGCGGGTTGCAGGAACGTT AGGTTACTTGGCTCCCGAGTATGCCATTCGAGGACAAGTAACACGGAAATCAGATGTTTATAGCTTTGGTGTTCTACTTCTAGAAATAGTTAGTGGGAGATCAAACACGAGTACAAGACTATCCTATGAAGACCAGATGCTTCTTGAAAAG TTTCCGGAAGTCACCAATGGGGTTCTCCTATTGCAGACATGGATGTATTATGAACGAGGAGATTTGGAGAAAATCATAGACAGTTCTTTGGGCGATGACTTGGATGTTGTACAAGCCTGCAGGTTCCTGATAATTGGGCTTTTGTGTACACAAGATGTCACAAGGCATCGACCCACTATGTCAGACGTCGTCGAGATGCTAACAGGCGAAAAGGATGTTGACTCTGGGAATATAAGCAAGCCAGCTACAATTAGCGACTTCATGGACCTTAAGATCAGGAGCATGAGGAGAGAAAATAACTTAGCTTTCGCTCCATCCTCCAAGCTGATATCCACCATCATGGCACAGAATTCTCCTTTGTTGTCTCAAGAGACAACACGATGCTCCATAACATTCACCGCAATATCTGATCGTGAGTGA